Within the Flavobacterium sp. CG_23.5 genome, the region TTCCTGCAATAGTGTTTCTTCCTTTGGATTGAAAACAAAATTATAATACACTTTTACAGCGCTAAATTTTTCGTACAATTCGATAATTTGTTCTTCGAGTTGTTCTTTATTCAGTTCTGCCAGATATTTTTTTAAATCGCGCTTGCTCATTATCAAAGTTTAAGAATACAAAAGTAAATTACTTTAGGAATCAATAGATTAAAAATCAATGATAATACTTATTTTTGTCAATTATCAATCAAAATATAGTAAATGCTCAAGATTTTCAAGATTACAGCAATTCTGGAAGGAATATCATACCTGGTTTTATTTTCGAATATGCTTTTCATCAAGCCTACAAATCCAGTACTCTATAAAACATTGCTTTACCCTATTGGGATGAGTCATGGAATCCTATTTATTGGCTATATTGTATTGGCCATTTTACTGAAAAAATCTCAAAAATGGGATCTTAAAAACTTTGGAATAATTTTAATTGCCTCTTTAATTCCTTTGGGTACTTTCTATGTGGACAAAAAATACCTGAAAAATGTATAAATTTATAGAGAAACTATTCACTTTTTTATATCCAATATTTAGGAAATGGGGATTAGGGAGCAGTATAGCTTCTTATCTGAGTTTGATTATAAATATTGCTGTATTATGCTTACTGGCATTTACTATTTATGTAGTATTCAGACTTATTTTGGTAACGGTTATGGTTTTTATAGCCCAAAAAACTAAAACCAAATTTGATGATTTATTGGTTACCAATAAAACAGCCAAATACATTGCCCACTTGATTCCATTGCTATTTATTTACAAATCAGTACCCATAATTTT harbors:
- a CDS encoding DUF3817 domain-containing protein: MLKIFKITAILEGISYLVLFSNMLFIKPTNPVLYKTLLYPIGMSHGILFIGYIVLAILLKKSQKWDLKNFGIILIASLIPLGTFYVDKKYLKNV